One genomic window of Cystobacter ferrugineus includes the following:
- the cas2 gene encoding CRISPR-associated endonuclease Cas2, with translation MFVIICYDVSNQDSAGARRLRRIAEACKDHGVRVQYSVFECRLEAKDWVVLKDKLLSEYDARRDSLRFYYVSADDAQRIEHYGVRRPLDPTGPLIV, from the coding sequence GTGTTCGTCATCATCTGCTACGACGTGTCCAATCAGGACTCGGCTGGAGCACGCCGCCTTCGACGGATCGCGGAGGCATGTAAAGACCACGGGGTGCGTGTCCAGTACTCCGTCTTCGAGTGTCGCCTGGAAGCCAAGGATTGGGTCGTGCTCAAGGACAAGTTGCTGTCCGAGTATGACGCCCGGCGCGACAGCCTGCGCTTCTACTACGTGTCGGCCGACGATGCTCAGCGGATAGAGCACTACGGAGTACGTCGCCCCCTGGACCCCACTGGTCCCTTGATCGTGTAG
- the cas8c gene encoding type I-C CRISPR-associated protein Cas8c/Csd1, which yields MMLQALYALARDRGLLEDTDNEEHAVHFLLRVDAEGRPLALESTVDEKGRGKSLRIPRLPKRASGVSAGFLVDNAKYVLGLGNPEKDNPERLKLCMAAFQERVAGMVQATNDEGGRAVLRFLEAREQWLPVVLSWNPREAWSGDEYIAFIYAPDEVRCVHERESVRDWWRTERAREEQEGHAARVRCLVTGELAPPARLHPSVKSVPKGQSSGTSLVSFNEEAFCSHGLEQGANAPVSRAAAEGYTLALNWLLARAEGRRYRNGVALGTGAVTVFWTRKEIGFENVLSSLFEAPDEQRAVEMAQAPLRGLEPAELDSTLFYAATLSGNNARLVVRDWLETTVGAIKNNVRRYFEDLRLAGAQGQPLPLWKLLKAVDPPGRAELPPHLGTRLLSAALRGHAFPRELLAATLQRLRVPPRDGDSSSLHVRIALIKATLSRLPRSGLPPLELSMSLDEKNTATPYLLGRLFAVLERMQFAALGSTNTTLRDRYFGSAMAHPAIVFPQLLRLSNHHAAKADEKGFWLERLKNEVCAGLPARPFPTTLSLEEQGLFAVGYYHQRHRFFEKRVTDSEPTAV from the coding sequence ATGATGCTCCAGGCGCTGTATGCGCTGGCACGAGACCGTGGGCTCCTGGAGGACACGGATAACGAGGAGCACGCCGTCCACTTCCTGCTGCGGGTGGATGCCGAGGGACGACCCCTGGCGTTGGAGTCCACCGTCGACGAGAAGGGGCGAGGAAAATCCCTGCGCATTCCCCGACTGCCCAAACGCGCCTCGGGCGTCAGTGCCGGCTTTCTCGTCGACAATGCCAAGTACGTCCTTGGCCTGGGAAACCCGGAGAAGGACAACCCAGAGAGATTGAAGCTGTGCATGGCGGCCTTCCAGGAGCGTGTGGCCGGAATGGTACAGGCCACGAACGACGAAGGCGGCCGGGCCGTGCTGCGATTCCTCGAAGCGCGCGAGCAATGGCTCCCGGTGGTGTTGTCCTGGAACCCGCGCGAAGCCTGGAGCGGAGACGAGTACATCGCCTTCATCTACGCACCAGACGAGGTTCGCTGCGTCCACGAGCGCGAGTCCGTGCGCGACTGGTGGCGGACCGAGCGAGCACGAGAGGAGCAGGAAGGCCACGCCGCCCGTGTGCGGTGCCTCGTCACGGGCGAACTCGCGCCCCCCGCCCGCCTCCACCCATCGGTCAAAAGCGTGCCCAAGGGACAGAGTTCCGGAACCTCACTCGTCTCCTTCAACGAAGAGGCGTTCTGCTCCCATGGTCTGGAGCAGGGAGCCAATGCACCCGTCTCGCGCGCCGCCGCCGAGGGCTACACCCTCGCGCTCAACTGGCTGCTGGCTCGCGCCGAGGGCCGCCGCTACCGCAACGGCGTGGCCCTCGGCACCGGCGCGGTGACCGTCTTCTGGACGCGCAAGGAGATTGGCTTCGAGAACGTGCTGAGTTCCCTCTTCGAGGCTCCGGACGAGCAACGCGCGGTGGAAATGGCTCAAGCGCCACTGCGCGGTCTGGAGCCCGCGGAGCTGGACAGCACGCTCTTCTACGCCGCCACCCTCAGCGGCAACAACGCCCGACTCGTCGTCCGCGATTGGCTGGAGACAACGGTTGGAGCCATCAAGAACAACGTCCGCCGATACTTCGAGGATCTGCGGTTGGCGGGAGCTCAGGGGCAACCCCTGCCGCTCTGGAAGCTGCTGAAGGCCGTGGATCCCCCCGGCCGCGCGGAACTACCACCCCACCTCGGAACCCGACTGCTGTCCGCCGCCCTCCGCGGCCACGCCTTCCCCCGCGAGTTGCTCGCCGCCACCCTCCAGCGGCTGCGGGTGCCGCCCCGTGATGGGGATTCCTCCTCGCTGCACGTACGCATCGCCCTCATCAAGGCCACCCTGTCCCGGCTGCCTCGCAGTGGCCTCCCTCCTTTGGAGCTCTCCATGTCCCTGGACGAGAAGAACACCGCCACCCCCTACCTGCTCGGACGCCTGTTCGCCGTGCTCGAGCGGATGCAGTTCGCGGCGCTGGGCTCGACCAACACCACCCTGCGCGACCGCTACTTCGGCTCGGCCATGGCTCATCCCGCCATCGTCTTTCCCCAGCTCCTGCGCCTCTCCAACCACCACGCCGCCAAGGCCGACGAGAAGGGATTCTGGCTGGAGCGGCTCAAGAACGAGGTCTGCGCCGGGCTGCCCGCCCGCCCGTTTCCCACCACCCTCTCCCTGGAGGAGCAGGGCCTGTTCGCCGTGGGCTACTACCACCAACGCCACCGTTTCTTCGAAAAGCGCGTGACCGATTCCGAGCCCACCGCTGTTTGA
- a CDS encoding pseudouridine synthase has protein sequence MARKSKVPRWLEAARRRQAPVPEGGRAEWLARALGRAGVLPRVEAERAIREGRVEVDGRVEREPFAPVHVRSEVRLDGRPCALGARTRVLMFHKPAGVVVHGSDPEGVGTVFERLRDVLPPELRGYEWYAVGRLDRDTTGLLLFTNEERLVAHATSPETHLPKRYVARVEGLPSEDSLQRLREGLVLDDGPTRPAEARLRASGCVELVLTEGRHHQVKRMLAAVGHPVRELHREAVGQVSLNVQAGGWRELSEVEVAEGLGFAVGSASSSETVTKR, from the coding sequence ATGGCGAGGAAGTCCAAGGTGCCCCGGTGGTTGGAGGCCGCGCGCCGGCGTCAGGCGCCGGTGCCGGAGGGGGGGCGCGCGGAGTGGTTGGCCCGGGCATTGGGCCGGGCGGGGGTGCTGCCGCGGGTGGAGGCGGAGCGGGCCATCCGCGAGGGACGGGTGGAGGTGGACGGGCGGGTGGAGCGAGAGCCGTTCGCGCCGGTGCATGTGCGCAGCGAGGTGCGGCTGGATGGGCGGCCGTGCGCGCTGGGGGCACGGACGCGGGTGTTGATGTTCCACAAGCCCGCGGGGGTGGTGGTGCACGGAAGTGATCCCGAGGGCGTGGGGACAGTCTTCGAGCGGCTGCGGGACGTGCTCCCGCCGGAGCTGCGAGGCTACGAGTGGTACGCGGTGGGGCGGTTGGATCGCGACACCACGGGTCTGCTGCTCTTCACCAACGAGGAGCGGCTGGTGGCGCACGCGACCTCGCCGGAGACGCACCTGCCCAAGCGCTACGTGGCGCGGGTGGAGGGTCTCCCTTCGGAGGACTCGCTCCAGCGGCTGCGCGAGGGGCTCGTGCTCGACGATGGTCCGACGCGGCCGGCCGAGGCCCGGCTGCGCGCTTCCGGGTGCGTGGAGCTGGTGCTCACGGAGGGCCGGCACCATCAGGTGAAGCGGATGCTCGCGGCGGTGGGGCACCCGGTGCGCGAGCTGCATCGCGAGGCGGTGGGTCAGGTGTCCCTGAATGTGCAGGCGGGAGGCTGGCGCGAGCTCTCGGAGGTCGAGGTGGCGGAGGGGCTCGGCTTCGCGGTGGGGAGCGCGAGCAGCTCGGAGACCGTCACGAAGCGGTAG
- the cas4 gene encoding CRISPR-associated protein Cas4: protein MSDLSEADNALPLSALQHLLYCERQTALIHVERVWVEDGATAAGRLLHDRADTPGADRRRGLRVVRSLELRCERLGLFGRADTVEYHPEPAIPGHLRPFPVEYKRGRLKNESADRVQLCAQALCLEEMHGVPVLQGAIYYDASHRRCLVDFDRTLRERTEAAVQRLRELIVRREVPRPQPGPKCNRCSLRPACLPETIAHHERAREYLRSLMEASDP from the coding sequence ATGAGTGACCTCAGCGAGGCCGACAACGCCCTACCTCTATCCGCCCTGCAACATCTGCTCTACTGCGAGCGGCAGACCGCCCTCATCCATGTCGAACGGGTGTGGGTGGAGGACGGGGCCACCGCCGCCGGGCGCCTACTGCATGACCGCGCCGACACCCCCGGCGCGGATCGCCGCCGCGGCCTGCGCGTGGTCCGCTCGCTGGAACTGCGCTGCGAGCGCCTCGGCCTCTTTGGCCGCGCCGACACCGTTGAGTACCACCCCGAACCCGCCATCCCTGGTCACCTCCGTCCTTTTCCCGTGGAGTACAAACGGGGTCGACTCAAGAACGAGTCCGCCGATCGGGTCCAACTCTGCGCTCAGGCCCTTTGTCTGGAGGAAATGCACGGCGTGCCTGTCCTCCAGGGTGCGATCTACTACGACGCCAGTCACCGCCGCTGCCTCGTTGACTTCGACAGGACCTTGCGCGAACGCACCGAGGCCGCCGTACAGCGCCTGCGCGAGTTGATCGTGCGTCGTGAGGTGCCTCGGCCCCAGCCCGGTCCCAAGTGCAACCGCTGCTCCCTCCGCCCCGCCTGCCTCCCCGAAACTATCGCCCACCATGAGCGGGCCCGAGAGTACCTGCGCAGCCTGATGGAGGCTTCAGACCCATGA
- the cas1c gene encoding type I-C CRISPR-associated endonuclease Cas1c: MTLQLNTLFVTLDGAWLHKERETLVVKQDGVQRLQVPLLHLASVACFGRVGCTPELMAALSESGIHVSFFSPHGRLLARVEGVPGGNVLLRREQYRVADDPKRTLEIARAMVVGKVSNARAFLLHARRDAAEERKPVIAEACDRLVLHLRALARATSVDEVRGLEGIAARDYFSVFSLLLKRQEEAFRFDGRSRRPPKDRINALLSFGYALLMQDCAAALAGVGLDPAVGFLHEERPGRLSLALDLMEEFRVVLVDRFVVSLVNRGRLSSTDFIEEPNGAWRLTDASRKTFLISWQENKRGELRHEFLQQNAPWSRMPHLQALLLARTLRKDLDTYPPFSMR, translated from the coding sequence ATGACCCTGCAACTCAACACCCTGTTCGTCACCCTGGACGGAGCCTGGCTCCACAAGGAGCGCGAAACCCTGGTCGTCAAGCAGGATGGCGTGCAGCGCCTCCAGGTGCCCCTACTGCATCTGGCCAGCGTGGCCTGCTTTGGCCGCGTGGGATGCACCCCCGAGTTGATGGCTGCCCTCAGCGAGTCCGGTATACACGTCTCCTTCTTCTCCCCTCATGGCCGGCTGCTCGCCCGTGTGGAGGGAGTGCCCGGCGGCAATGTGCTGCTGCGCCGCGAGCAGTACCGCGTAGCGGATGACCCCAAACGAACGCTGGAGATTGCACGCGCCATGGTCGTCGGCAAGGTCTCCAACGCACGTGCTTTCCTTCTTCACGCACGCCGAGACGCTGCCGAGGAGCGAAAGCCCGTTATCGCGGAGGCATGTGACCGTCTCGTGCTCCATCTACGCGCCCTCGCCCGCGCCACCTCCGTGGATGAGGTTCGTGGACTGGAAGGCATAGCCGCCCGCGACTACTTCTCCGTCTTCTCCCTCCTGCTGAAACGTCAGGAAGAGGCCTTTCGCTTCGACGGGCGCTCGCGCCGACCACCCAAGGATCGCATCAACGCCCTGCTCTCTTTCGGCTATGCCTTGCTGATGCAGGACTGCGCTGCGGCTCTCGCGGGTGTGGGATTGGACCCCGCCGTGGGATTCCTTCATGAGGAGCGTCCCGGCCGACTCTCCCTGGCACTGGACTTGATGGAGGAGTTCCGTGTCGTGCTCGTGGACCGCTTTGTCGTGTCCCTGGTGAACCGTGGGCGGCTCTCTTCCACGGACTTCATTGAGGAGCCCAATGGGGCATGGCGACTCACAGATGCCAGTCGGAAGACCTTTCTCATCTCCTGGCAAGAAAACAAACGGGGAGAGTTGCGACATGAATTTCTCCAACAGAACGCCCCTTGGAGCCGAATGCCCCACCTACAAGCACTGCTCCTGGCGCGCACCTTGCGCAAGGATCTGGACACCTACCCGCCCTTCTCCATGAGGTAG
- the cas7c gene encoding type I-C CRISPR-associated protein Cas7/Csd2, with amino-acid sequence MSQFEKRYDFVLLFDVKDGNPNGDPDAGNLPRVDPETGHGLVTDVCLKRKVRNFVQLAKGGQEGYEIYVKEKAVLGQQQGRAYQALGLEAPTIEEGEEDAKAEESSKKKAAKKPTKKATDGEVVEKARDWMCRNFYDIRTFGAVMALKENNAGQVRGPVQLTFGRSVDPIISLEHAITRMAVATQKEADQQGGDNRTMGRKTMVPYGLYRAHGFISPALARQTRFGQEDLELLWQSLGQMFEHDRSAARGLMATQRLIVFEHQSALGNAPAHRLFDLVKVSRKDSSRPARDFSDYEVTVGPVPEGVRLVEPAH; translated from the coding sequence ATGTCCCAGTTCGAGAAACGCTACGACTTCGTCCTCCTCTTCGATGTGAAGGATGGCAACCCCAACGGCGATCCGGATGCCGGCAACCTGCCACGCGTGGATCCGGAAACGGGCCACGGTTTGGTCACTGACGTCTGCCTCAAGCGCAAGGTGCGCAACTTCGTGCAGCTCGCCAAGGGCGGCCAGGAGGGCTACGAGATCTACGTCAAGGAGAAGGCCGTGCTCGGCCAGCAGCAGGGTCGCGCCTATCAGGCCCTGGGCCTCGAAGCCCCCACCATCGAGGAGGGTGAGGAGGACGCCAAGGCCGAGGAGAGCAGCAAGAAGAAGGCCGCGAAAAAGCCGACGAAGAAGGCCACGGACGGCGAGGTGGTGGAGAAGGCTCGCGACTGGATGTGCCGCAACTTCTATGACATCCGCACTTTCGGGGCAGTGATGGCCCTCAAGGAGAACAATGCCGGCCAGGTGCGCGGTCCGGTGCAGCTCACCTTCGGACGCTCAGTGGATCCCATCATCAGCCTGGAGCACGCCATCACCCGAATGGCGGTGGCCACCCAGAAAGAGGCGGACCAGCAGGGCGGAGACAACCGCACCATGGGCCGCAAGACGATGGTGCCCTATGGGCTCTACCGAGCCCATGGCTTCATCTCTCCCGCGCTCGCCCGGCAGACGCGCTTCGGCCAGGAGGATCTGGAGCTGCTGTGGCAGTCGCTGGGACAGATGTTCGAGCATGATCGCAGCGCCGCGCGCGGGTTGATGGCCACGCAGCGGCTCATCGTCTTCGAGCACCAGAGCGCACTGGGCAATGCCCCCGCCCACCGGCTGTTCGATCTGGTGAAGGTCAGCCGCAAGGACAGCTCGCGGCCCGCGCGAGACTTCTCTGACTATGAGGTGACGGTGGGCCCCGTGCCGGAGGGGGTCAGGCTCGTGGAGCCCGCGCACTGA
- the xdhB gene encoding xanthine dehydrogenase molybdopterin binding subunit, translating to MSSLPSSSPDFSSTPEGVPARSPLHAPAPHESGLRHTSGEAIYVDDMPEPRGLLTGHLVTSPHAHARLLRVDATKARALPGVVAVLVAGDIPGHNQVGPVIQDEPLMAEGEVHFVGQTVALVLAEGASIARRAAALVEVEYEPLPALLSVKAAVEAGAFLSEPHVIRRGAPEDALAAAPVRLSGECMTGAQDHFYLETQVTLAVPGEDGSVHLWCSTQHPTEVQTLVAEVLGTGRHQVVVEVPRMGGGFGGKETQAAPFACLAALGARVTGRPVKVWLNRDEDMARTGKRHPFLGRYDAGFDETGRLLALKVELVSDGGWSTDLSRAILDRALFHLDNAYFVPALEFTGRVARTNLPSNTAFRGFGGPQGMFVMEEVLNHAAERLGLDPASVRERNYYRDTPNDLTPYGQAVVGNRLPRLHAELMASSDYARRRAEIEAFNASSRWTKRGIGFQPVKFGISFTTGFLNQAGALVSVFTDGSVQLNHGGTEMGQGLHTKMRAVCAHELGVLPERVRVMHTATDKVPNTSATAASSGSDLNGQAVKQACEVIRERLRPVAARLLKLESPGDMAAIAFSGGQVFHAARPLRTVRFAEVVHAAYLDRVSLSATGYYATPDITYDRSTGRGKPFHYYAFCAAVVELEVSGLTGEHRVRRVDVLQDVGTSLVPSIDRGQVEGGFIQGLGWLTSEEVLFDAKGRLVTHSPDTYKIPAVGDAPEDFRVHLLEHAPQDNTIHGSKAVGEPPFMLALGAVTALRQAIAAFGPPRTPVSLASPATPEAILRAVAAARAAS from the coding sequence ATGAGCTCTCTTCCTTCGTCTTCTCCCGATTTCTCCTCCACCCCCGAGGGCGTGCCGGCCCGCTCGCCCCTGCATGCCCCGGCCCCGCATGAGAGCGGTCTGCGGCACACGAGCGGTGAGGCCATCTACGTGGACGACATGCCGGAGCCGCGTGGCCTGTTGACGGGACACCTCGTCACCTCGCCCCATGCGCACGCGCGCCTGCTCCGGGTGGATGCCACGAAGGCCCGGGCCCTGCCGGGCGTGGTCGCGGTGCTCGTGGCCGGGGACATTCCCGGCCATAACCAGGTGGGCCCCGTCATCCAGGACGAGCCCCTGATGGCCGAGGGCGAGGTGCACTTCGTCGGGCAGACGGTGGCGCTGGTGTTGGCGGAGGGGGCGAGCATCGCCCGGCGCGCCGCCGCGCTGGTGGAGGTGGAGTACGAGCCGCTGCCCGCGCTGCTCTCGGTGAAGGCCGCGGTGGAGGCGGGTGCCTTCCTGTCCGAGCCGCACGTCATCCGCCGGGGCGCGCCCGAGGACGCGCTCGCCGCGGCGCCGGTGCGTCTGTCCGGCGAGTGCATGACGGGGGCGCAGGATCACTTCTACCTGGAGACGCAGGTGACGCTGGCGGTGCCGGGCGAGGACGGCTCGGTCCACTTGTGGTGCTCCACCCAGCACCCCACCGAGGTGCAGACGCTGGTGGCGGAAGTGCTCGGCACGGGGCGGCACCAGGTGGTGGTGGAGGTGCCGCGCATGGGTGGGGGCTTTGGCGGCAAGGAGACGCAGGCGGCGCCCTTCGCGTGCCTGGCGGCCCTGGGCGCGCGCGTCACGGGACGGCCGGTGAAGGTGTGGCTCAACCGGGACGAGGACATGGCGCGCACCGGCAAGCGCCATCCGTTCCTGGGCCGCTACGACGCGGGCTTCGATGAGACGGGGCGGCTGCTCGCGCTCAAGGTGGAGCTCGTCTCCGATGGCGGGTGGAGCACGGATCTGTCACGGGCGATCCTCGATCGGGCGCTCTTCCACCTGGACAACGCGTACTTCGTTCCGGCGCTCGAGTTCACCGGCCGGGTGGCGCGCACGAACCTTCCCTCCAACACGGCCTTCCGCGGCTTCGGCGGGCCCCAGGGCATGTTCGTGATGGAGGAGGTGCTCAACCACGCCGCCGAGCGGCTCGGGTTGGATCCCGCCAGCGTGCGCGAGCGCAACTACTACCGCGACACCCCGAACGATCTCACCCCGTATGGCCAGGCGGTGGTGGGCAACCGTCTGCCGCGGTTGCACGCGGAGCTCATGGCCTCCAGCGACTATGCCCGGCGCCGCGCGGAGATCGAGGCCTTCAATGCCTCGTCGCGGTGGACGAAGCGGGGCATCGGCTTCCAGCCGGTGAAGTTCGGCATCTCCTTCACCACGGGCTTCCTCAATCAGGCCGGGGCGCTGGTGTCGGTGTTCACGGATGGCAGCGTGCAGCTCAACCATGGCGGCACGGAGATGGGGCAGGGGTTGCACACGAAGATGCGGGCCGTGTGCGCGCACGAGTTGGGCGTGCTCCCCGAACGCGTCCGGGTGATGCACACCGCCACGGACAAGGTGCCCAACACCTCCGCGACGGCGGCCTCGAGTGGCTCGGACCTCAATGGCCAGGCGGTGAAGCAGGCGTGCGAGGTGATCCGGGAGCGGCTGCGCCCGGTGGCCGCGCGGTTGCTGAAGCTGGAGTCGCCCGGGGACATGGCGGCGATCGCGTTCTCTGGAGGCCAGGTGTTCCACGCCGCGCGTCCCCTGCGCACGGTGCGCTTCGCCGAGGTGGTCCATGCCGCCTACCTGGATCGCGTCTCCCTGTCGGCCACGGGGTACTACGCCACGCCGGACATCACGTATGACCGCTCGACGGGGCGCGGCAAGCCATTCCACTACTATGCCTTTTGCGCCGCGGTGGTGGAGCTGGAGGTGAGTGGCCTCACCGGCGAGCACCGGGTGCGCCGCGTGGACGTGCTGCAGGACGTGGGCACCTCGCTCGTGCCGAGCATCGACCGGGGCCAGGTGGAGGGCGGCTTCATCCAGGGCCTGGGCTGGCTCACGAGCGAGGAGGTGCTCTTCGACGCGAAGGGGCGGCTCGTCACGCACTCGCCGGACACGTACAAGATTCCGGCGGTGGGGGACGCGCCCGAGGACTTCCGCGTCCACCTGCTGGAGCACGCGCCCCAGGACAACACGATTCATGGCAGCAAGGCGGTGGGGGAGCCCCCCTTCATGCTCGCCCTGGGGGCGGTGACGGCGCTGCGCCAGGCCATCGCGGCCTTCGGCCCACCGCGCACCCCGGTGTCGCTCGCCTCGCCCGCGACGCCCGAGGCCATCCTCCGCGCGGTGGCGGCGGCGAGGGCGGCCAGTTAG
- a CDS encoding alpha/beta hydrolase yields the protein MSSRHLVDPELLPLLDMFPSLTLTREALPQQRAMGVQSLLAAPKTEVPEVETVERRVPGPAGAPEVRVLVYKPRAAGERRPALLHIHGGGYILGSPDMSDARNAQLAKQLDCVIVSVDYRLAPETPFPGPVEDCYAALEWLHANADGLGVDARRIAIGGESAGGGLAAALGLLARDRGGIPICFQWLLCPMLDDRTVVRETSPMLGEFVWTRASNRFGWTSLLGREPGGEGISPYAAPARAENLAGLPPTFLNVGSLDLFLEEDLEYARRLAGAGVPVELRVYPGGFHGFEMVAQSRLGKQSQHDSTEALRRALSRA from the coding sequence ATGTCATCCAGACACCTTGTCGATCCCGAGCTGTTGCCCCTGCTGGACATGTTTCCGTCGCTGACGCTGACGCGCGAGGCGCTGCCCCAGCAGCGGGCGATGGGGGTCCAGTCGTTGCTCGCTGCGCCCAAGACGGAGGTTCCCGAGGTGGAGACCGTCGAGCGCCGCGTTCCGGGTCCAGCGGGAGCGCCCGAGGTTCGCGTGCTCGTGTACAAGCCCCGGGCGGCGGGAGAGCGGCGGCCCGCGTTGCTGCACATCCACGGCGGGGGCTACATCCTGGGCTCGCCCGACATGTCGGATGCGCGCAACGCGCAGCTCGCCAAGCAGCTCGATTGCGTCATCGTCTCGGTGGACTACCGCCTGGCGCCCGAGACTCCCTTCCCGGGTCCGGTCGAGGACTGTTACGCCGCGCTCGAGTGGCTGCATGCGAATGCCGACGGACTGGGCGTGGACGCGCGGAGGATCGCCATTGGCGGCGAGAGCGCGGGCGGTGGGCTCGCCGCGGCACTGGGGCTGCTCGCGCGTGACCGGGGTGGGATCCCCATCTGCTTCCAGTGGCTCCTCTGCCCCATGTTGGATGACCGGACGGTCGTCCGGGAAACGTCCCCCATGCTGGGCGAGTTCGTGTGGACGCGGGCCTCGAATCGCTTCGGGTGGACGAGCCTGCTCGGCCGCGAGCCGGGAGGAGAGGGCATCTCGCCCTACGCCGCGCCCGCCCGGGCCGAGAACCTCGCGGGCCTGCCGCCCACCTTCCTCAACGTGGGTTCGTTGGATCTCTTCCTCGAGGAGGACCTCGAGTACGCGCGCCGGCTCGCGGGCGCGGGGGTACCCGTCGAGCTGCGCGTGTACCCGGGCGGGTTCCATGGCTTCGAGATGGTCGCCCAGAGCCGGTTGGGGAAGCAGTCGCAGCACGATTCCACGGAGGCGCTACGGCGCGCGTTGTCGCGCGCCTGA
- a CDS encoding heme oxygenase (biliverdin-producing) — protein sequence MSPLTELLRRATAEELRAVAGTAFARRLARGTLERGAYVRWLSCLQVIYAELEWALMWHRQHPVVGPLCLPELWCNELLQDDLRTLLGPSWYASTRRQDAAPIVERLGLLCDEAPELLAAHAWALYATALPGQGQTGGGVARALGLRGSAGTVFLRHATHLDGEAYRAHLLDTLDQLTPSAGAREALIHEASRAVRSVHTLFEVLGRGLPQEREAREEGRSGWLQALTPLRGAFGA from the coding sequence ATGAGCCCGCTGACGGAGTTGCTGCGGCGGGCCACCGCCGAGGAGCTGCGCGCGGTGGCGGGGACGGCATTCGCCCGGAGGCTCGCGCGCGGAACGTTGGAGCGTGGCGCCTATGTGCGCTGGCTGTCCTGCCTCCAGGTCATCTACGCGGAGCTGGAGTGGGCCCTCATGTGGCACCGCCAGCACCCGGTGGTGGGCCCGCTGTGCCTGCCCGAGCTGTGGTGCAACGAGTTGCTGCAGGATGACCTGCGCACCCTCCTGGGCCCGAGCTGGTACGCGAGCACGCGCCGCCAGGACGCGGCCCCCATCGTGGAGCGGTTGGGGCTGCTATGCGACGAGGCGCCGGAGCTGCTCGCCGCGCATGCCTGGGCGCTCTACGCGACGGCGCTGCCCGGACAGGGACAGACGGGCGGCGGCGTCGCCCGGGCGCTCGGGCTGCGGGGCTCGGCGGGGACGGTATTCCTGCGCCACGCCACCCACCTGGACGGCGAGGCCTACCGCGCGCACCTGCTCGACACGTTGGATCAGCTCACCCCGAGCGCGGGCGCGCGCGAGGCGCTCATCCACGAAGCCTCTCGTGCCGTGCGGAGCGTGCATACGCTCTTCGAGGTGCTGGGCCGCGGCCTGCCCCAGGAGAGGGAAGCACGCGAGGAGGGCCGAAGCGGGTGGCTCCAGGCCCTCACGCCCCTGCGCGGCGCGTTCGGGGCCTAG